The Deltaproteobacteria bacterium DNA segment TCGATCCGGACTCCACCGTGCGCGAGAGTCTGGTGAGCCTGTTCGAGTCGCAGGAGTTTGGCGTGACCTCCGCGCGCGACGCGGCCGAGGCGATGAGCATTCTCGAGACGGAGTTCATCGCCCTCGTCATCGTCGATACGCACCTGCCGAAGACGGGTGGATTCGCGTTGATGGACTACGTGCAGGCGTCACACCCCGGCGTGGACTGCGTGGTGACGACGGCCTACAACGACTTCGAGATCGCGCAAAAGGCGATGGAAAAGGGCGCGTACGACTTCGTCGTCAAGCCTTTCCACAGCTATTCCATGCTCATGTCGGTCCAGCGCGCCATCGAAAAGCGCCGGCTCGCCCTCGAAAACCGCGATTTCCAGACGAATCTCGAAAAGAAGATGAAGGAACAGCTCCTGTCGCTGCGTCTGCGCAACGAGGAGAAGCAGAACCTCATCAACAACACGATCAACAGCCTCGTCCACACGCTCGAAGCCAAGGACAAGTACACCGAGGGTCACTCGCGGCGCGTGGCGGACACGGCGCTGGCGGTGGCGAAGCGGCTCGGCCTGTCGCCGCGCGATCAGGAGGAGCTGCATCTCGCCGGGCTCTTCCACGACATCGGCAAGATCGGCGTGCGCGAGTCGGTGCTCCACAAAGAGGGCAAGCTGACGCCCGAGGAGTACGAGATCATCAAGGAGCACGTGGTCATCGGCGTGAAGATCCTCGAACAGATCCCGCAGTTTCGGCGGATTTCGATGATCGTGCGTCACCACCACGAGTTTTACGATGGCAGCGGCTATCCGGACGGCCTCGCCGGGGCGGACATCCCGCTCGGCGGACGCATCCTCGCGGTTTGCGACGCCTACGACGCCATGACGTCGGATCGTCCCTACCGCCGCGCGCTGTCCGACGAAGACGCCTGCCGGATCATCATCCGCAACGCCGGCCTCCAGTTCGATCCCGATCTGGTCGATGTTTTCCTGCGCGCCATTGGTGTCGAGAAGGAAAAGGCGTCGTAAA contains these protein-coding regions:
- a CDS encoding HD domain-containing protein, giving the protein MKFREKILVVDPDSTVRESLVSLFESQEFGVTSARDAAEAMSILETEFIALVIVDTHLPKTGGFALMDYVQASHPGVDCVVTTAYNDFEIAQKAMEKGAYDFVVKPFHSYSMLMSVQRAIEKRRLALENRDFQTNLEKKMKEQLLSLRLRNEEKQNLINNTINSLVHTLEAKDKYTEGHSRRVADTALAVAKRLGLSPRDQEELHLAGLFHDIGKIGVRESVLHKEGKLTPEEYEIIKEHVVIGVKILEQIPQFRRISMIVRHHHEFYDGSGYPDGLAGADIPLGGRILAVCDAYDAMTSDRPYRRALSDEDACRIIIRNAGLQFDPDLVDVFLRAIGVEKEKAS